From the genome of Carassius gibelio isolate Cgi1373 ecotype wild population from Czech Republic chromosome B10, carGib1.2-hapl.c, whole genome shotgun sequence, one region includes:
- the LOC127966556 gene encoding CREB/ATF bZIP transcription factor → MFPKYLETAMITRKRGRSSLNSDVTCTSTSHEIDGVSKTSNTSETNMETSPESDTNDWGLDDLLGFGFNWDLDNEVIDAFGTQTAAGDERDQSADVATSFSRGAVQRSKLKDVSSRIINKNAIAARMNRLKKKEYVSGLEQRVGSLTTENRVLKQENGNLNKRVEELENETRYLRAVLANESMLAQLLSRLSGVNGMKFSTSLFQESNENDHDYAMPRKRVKVEDKDTAGGICLHVDKDHVSVEFCTKCAESSSLLHKM, encoded by the exons ATG TTCCCAAAATATCTAGAAACAGCCATGATCACCAGAAAAAGAGGAAGAAGCAGCCTAAATTCTGACGTCACATGTACAAGTACCTCCCATGAGATTGATGGGGTATCGAAAACCAGTAATACAAGTGAAACGAACATGGAGACTTCCCCAGAAAGCGACACCAATGATTGGGGCCTGGATGATCTGCTTGGCTTTGGGTTCAACTGGGACCTGGACAACGAAGTTATTGATGCTTTCGGGACACAGACAGCGGCCGGCGATGAGAGAGACCAAAGCGCAGATGTTGCCACATCCTTCAGTAGAGGTGCAGTCCAGAGGTCAAAATTGAAAGACGTCTCCAGTCGGATCATCAACAAGAATGCCATTGCGGCGAGGATGAACCGTTTAAAGAAGAAAGAATACGTCAGTGGCCTAGAACAGAGAGTTGGTTCTTTGACAACAGAAAATCGTGTTCTCAAGCAGGAAAATGGCAATCTCAACAAGAGGGTGGAAGAGTTGGAGAATGAAACTAGGTACCTGAGAGCCGTGTTGGCCAATGAGAGCATGCTGGCTCAGCTGTTGTCTAGATTGAGCGGTGTGAACGGCATGAAATTCTCTACCTCGCTTTTCCAGGAATCCAATGAGAACGACCATGATTATGCCATGCCGAGGAAGAGGGTGAAGGTGGAAGACAAAGATACTGCAGGTGGCATCTGCCTGCACGTGGACAAAGACCATGTCTCGGTGGAATtctgcaccaaatgtgcagagagtTCAAGCTTGTTACATAAAATGTAG
- the tmem126a gene encoding transmembrane protein 126A: protein MTDDGMFVKDTSRGQTISRAMIIKMLNKKFEKLPDIDKKLFSYGPIYLAGNAGFAGLIANSFFRRVLNVTQGRFTSSLPMAVLPFLTTAALYTATVTNPLMSGDLNCPTCTLIRGAVVGVVGGGIYPILLALPVNAGLAARYNSAPMPEKGNMIRFWTNVSKPIVQKMYVVLLLQGLFGTFLSSKQFDIYLKMLKIPDSDGEELLG from the exons ATGACAGACGACGGGATGTTTGTGAAAGACACAAGCCGAGGCCAGACAATATCCAGGGCGATGATTATTAAAATGCTGAATAAGAAGTTTGAAAAACTCCCCGATATCGACAA AAAACTCTTCTCATACGGACCCATATATTTGGCAGGCAACGCTGGATTTGCTGGCTTAATTGCCAACAGCTTTTTCAGACGTGTCCTCAATGTCACCCAAGGACGATTTACTTCCAGCCTTCCCATGGCTGTTCTGCCCTTTCTGACAACTGCAGCACTTTACACTGCGACCGTGACAAACCCTTTGATGTCAG GTGACCTGAACTGCCCAACCTGTACCCTGATAAGAGGGGCTGTGGTTGGTGTAGTTGGTGGTGGCATATATCCCATTCTGTTGGCCTTACCTGTCAATGCTGGTCTTGCAGCCAG GTATAACAGTGCACCAATGCCAGAAAAGGGGAACATGATACGTTTCTGGACAAATGTCAGCAAGCCCATTGTACAGAAGATGTATGTTGTTTTGCTGCTGCAGGGTTTGTTTGGAACCTTCTTGAGCTCTAAACAGTTTGATATCTAcctaaaaatgctgaaaatacccGATTCTGACGGTGAAGAGCTTCTTGGTTAG